In Balaenoptera acutorostrata chromosome 19, mBalAcu1.1, whole genome shotgun sequence, the following proteins share a genomic window:
- the IRX3 gene encoding iroquois-class homeodomain protein IRX-3: MSFPQLGYQYIRPLYPPERPGAAAGGGSAGARGGPGVGASELAASGSLSNVLSSVYGAPYAAAAAAAAAAQGYGAFLPYAAELPIFPQLGTQYELKDSPGVQHPAAATAFPHPHPAFYPYGQYQFGDPSRPKNATRESTSTLKAWLNEHRKNPYPTKGEKIMLAIITKMTLTQVSTWFANARRRLKKENKMTWAPRSRTDEEGNAYGSEREEEDEEEDEEDSKRELELEEEELGGEEEDTGGEGLADDDEDEEIDLENLDGAAAGPELALTGAAHRDGDLGLEPISDSKNSDSDDSSEGLEERPLPVLSLAPVPPPMAATPPSPPSPSAGLDPCAPAPAPASALQKPKIWSLAETATSPDNPRRSPPGAGGSPPGAAVAPPALQLSPAAAAAAQRLVSAPLGKFSAWTNRPFPGPPPGPRPHPHPLSLLGSAPPHLLGLPGAAGHPAAAAAAFARPAEPEGGTDRCSALEVEKKLLKTAFQPVPRRPQNHLDAALVLSALSSS; the protein is encoded by the exons ATGTCCTTCCCCCAGCTCGGATATCAGTACATCCGCCCGCTCTACCCACCCGAGCGCCCGGGGGCCGCCGCCGGCGGTGGCAGCGCTGGGGCCCGGGGCGGCCCGGGAGTCGGAGCCTCAGAGCTGGCTGCCTCGGGGTCCCTGTCCAACGTACTCTCGTCCGTGTACGGGGCGCCCTATGccgcggcggcagcggcagccGCAGCCGCCCAAGGCTACGGCGCCTTCCTGCCCTACGCGGCCGAGCTGCCCATCTTCCCGCAGCTG GGCACGCAGTATGAGCTGAAGGACAGCCCGGGGGTGCAGCATCCGGCCGCGGCCACCGCGTTTCCTCACCCGCACCCCGCCTTCTACCCGTACGGCCAGTACCAGTTCGGGGACCCGTCCCGTCCCAAGAACGCCACCCGGGAGAGCACGAGCACGCTCAAGGCCTGGCTCAACGAGCACCGCAAGAACCCCTACCCCACCAAGGGCGAGAAGATCATGCTGGCCATCATCACCAAGATGACTCTCACTCAGGTGTCCACCTGGTTCGCCAACGCGCGCCGGCGCCTCAAGAAAGAGAACAAGATGACGTGGGCGCCCCGCAGCCGCACGGACGAGGAGGGCAACGCTTACGGGAGCGAGCGAGAGGAGGAAGACGAGGAAGAGGATGAAGAAGACAGCAAACGCgaactggagctggaggaggaggagctcggtggggaggaggaggacaccGGGGGCGAGGGCCTGGCTGACGACGATGAGGACGAGGAGATCGATTTGGAGAACTTAGACGGCGCGGCCGCGGGGCCCGAGCTGGCCCTGACTGGCGCGGCGCACAGGGACGGCGACCTCGGCCTGGAACCCATCTCAGACTCCAAGAATAGCGACTCCGATGACAGTTCCGAGGGCTTGGAGGAGCGTCCACTGCCTGTCCTGAGTCTGGCCCCAGTGCCACCGCCAATGGCCGCGACTCCGCCATCCCCGCCCTCGCCCTCAGCGGGCCTGGACCCCTGCGCTCCCGCACCAGCGCCCGCCTCGGCCCTGCAAAAACCCAAGATCTGGTCCCTGGCCGAGACGGCCACAAGCCCGGACAACCCGCGCCGCTCGCCTCCGGGCGCGGGGGGTTCTCCCCCCGGGGCAGCCGTCGCGCCCCCAGCCCTGCAGCTCtctccggccgccgccgccgcggctcAGAGACTCGTCTCGGCGCCGCTGGGCAAGTTCTCCGCTTGGACCAACCGGCCGTTCCCAGGCCCGCCGCCCGGCCCACGCCCGCACCCGCACCCGCTCTCCCTGCTGGGCTCGGCCCCTCCACACCTGCTGGGACTTCCCGGAGCCGCGGGCcacccggccgccgccgccgccgccttcgCTCGGCCGGCGGAGCCCGAGGGCGGAACAG ATCGTTGTAGTGCCTTGGAAGTGGAGAAAAAGTTACTCAAGACAGCTTTCCAGCCCGTGCCCAGGCG GCCCCAGAACCACCTGGACGCCGCTCTGGTTTTATCGGCTCTCTCCTCATcctag